In Thiomonas arsenitoxydans, the genomic stretch CTATGCGGCCTTCGTCCACAGTTTGCAGCACGCTGCGTTGAAGGCCGTCCAATGAGCGCTTGGGTCGACCTCACCTCGGGCCTGGCTGCCGTGCAATGGGCGCAGCCGCTGGCCTTGTTGCTGCTGCCACTGTCGGTCTTGCCGCTGCTGGCCGCGCGGCAGAGCGAGGCGGCACCCGAGCCCCAATTGCTACACCCCGATCTGCACGGTCTGCTGCAGGCGTCGCCGCCGCGCCGCAAGCCCCGGCTCGCGCCGGTGCTGCGCGCGCTGGCGCTGCTGGCCTTCGTGCTGGCGCTCGCGCAACCGCAGCGCGAAGGCGCATGGATCGCCGCCGCGCCCGAAGGCCGCGACATTGTGGTGCTGCTCGACACCTCGCTCACCATGAGCCTGCACGACCTCACCTGGGCGGGCAAGCCGGCCTCGCGCCTGGCCGTGGCCCAGCGCGTGTTTGCCGACTTCGCCCGCGCGCGCCAGGGCGACCGCTTCGCGCTGGTGGCCTTCGGCAGCCATGCCGCCACGCTGCTGCCGCCCACCTTCGACGCCCGCGCCGCGGGCCAGATGGCCGGGCTGCTCGCCGTGGGACAGCTCGGCCCCGATACCGCTTTAGGCGACGCCATTGCTCTGGCGCTGCGGCAGGCAGGGGCGCTGCACGGCCTCAAACCCGTCCTCATCCTCTACACCGACGGCGGGCAGAGCAATACCGGCGCCATCAGCCCGGCCGACGCGGTGGCGCTGGCGCGGCATATGGGCGTGCGCATCTACACCGTGGAAGTCGGCACCACCCCCGACCCCGGGCGCCCCTACACCGTGCCGGCCTACGCCGGGCCGCAGCCCGATCTGCGCCTCATCGCCGAAGCCACTGGCGGACGGTTCTACTTCGCCGCCAGCGGCGGGGCGCAACAGGCGGCGGTGCGCGACATCGGTGCGCTCAACCCCCGGCTGCATCCGCCGCCCACGCGTCGCGCCGTGCAGGCGCTGTTCCTCTGGCCTTTGCTTGCCGGAGCGGCGTTGTGGTTGCTGGCGATGTGGGCTGAGGGCGCCGCATCCAGGAGCCGCAAATGACGACTTGGGATGCGCTCCTCACCCAGCCCTGGTTCTGGGCGCGGCCCTGGGCCTTTGTCCTGCTGGCCGTGCCGCTGCTGCTGGCCGCGCTGCGGCTGTGGCGCGCGCGCAGTGTGCGCGCTGCGGCGCTGGCCTATGCCGACGCCGCGCTGCTGCCCTTCGCCACCCGCCTGCCGTCGCCGCAGCGCTTGCGGCGCGCGCTGGCGCTCGACCTGCTGCTGTGGGCGCTGCTCGCCATCGCCTCAGCCGGGCCGCGCCAGCCGGTGAGCGTCGGCGAGGCGGGCGGCCTGCACCGCATCGCCGTGATGGTGCTGATGGATGCCAGCGCCGACGCCGCCGCAGCGAGCGCGGCGCCCATTTCCGCGCTGGAGCAGCAGCGCCTGCTGCTGGCTGCGCTGTGCCCGCAACTGCGCGGCGAACGACTCGGCTTGATCGCTTATGGCGCAGCGCGTCCGGGCGGACCGGTGGGCGCAGCGCAATTGCTGCCGCCTACCGATGACCCCGCGCTGTTCGCGCACGCCACGCAGCAGGCCCGCCCCGAAGTATTTGCCGATACGCCCGCTTCCACCACGCTGCCCGGTCTGCTCGCCCTCGCGCGCCAGCGCTTGCAACAACAAGCCAAGGGCGAAAGCGGCGCTGTGCTGCTGCTGGCTGGAGCAGGTGTTCCAGTGCCCGCAGACTTCGACGCCAGCGCGATGGGCGAGTCTTTGCGCCGCGCCCGGTTGCCGCTATTCGTCCTCGCCCTGCCGGGTCTGCCGCCCGAGAGCGCGGCGCTTTTGCGCGCAGCGGCGCAGATCAGCGGCGGCGGTTTTTCTGCCGTGACCGCAGGCCAGACCGGCGCGGACAACTGGAACGCGCTCTATGCGCGCGGCATCGCCCGCCTGCCGGTCGGGACAATCGGTCGAGCGCAGCAAATCACCGCTTGGCGCGAGCTTTACGGCCTGTTCCTGCTGCCCGCGCTGGCGCTACTGTTCTGGCGCGAGCGCCCGCGCCGCGTGCCGCCCGCCGTGGCCCTGCTGGGCTTGGCGCTGGTGCTCGGTCTGCCCCTCGCACCGCCCGCGCAGGCGCAGCCGCCCGCCTTGGTTTCTAGACCGGCCAAACTGCGCGCCGAACACGCGGCCTGGCAGGCCTGGCGGCAGGGCGACTTCGCGCGCGCGCAGGCGCTATATGCCGCCTTGCCCGGCCACGCGGCCCGCATGGGCGAAGGCGCGGCGGCCTATCGGCTGCGGCAATTTCAGGTTGCGGCGCAGGCCTTCCACCGCGCCTTGCTGCAGGCCGACACGCCCCAGCAGCGCTTCGCCGCGTTCTACAACCTGGGCGATGCCAGCCTGCACCTGCCCGGACGTACCTTGGAGGCGGTGCAAGCGTTCGACGCCGCGCTGCGCATCCGCCCCGGCGATGCCAACGCCCTGCGCAACGCCCGGCTGGCGCAACGGCAGTACGAAATCGAGCATCCGCCGAGCGATCTGGTGGGTATCGCCAAACGCGCGCCACCCATCCACCATTCACGCTTCGGCCAGCAGGGCTCGAGCACGCCTTCGCAACTGCGCCGCAAGCCGTCCAAGCAGGCTTCGGCGCCGTTGCAGCAAGCCGCGCCATTGGCGCCCGGCGGACAGCTCGCCACGGCAGGAGCAACCGCCGCCGCCCCCGCGCCTTGGCAACCGCCCACGCTCGACTGGGCCGGGGCCGACAAGCGTCTGCAACTGCTGCGCGACGCCAGCGCCGAACTGCTCGCCCAGCGCGCCGCCATCGACACCCGCGCGGCCGCGCAGGAGGGCGCGCGATGACCCTGGCCCGCCCCCTCGCTGCGCTGGCCCTGAGCCTCAGCCTGCTCGCCGCCGCCCGCCCCGCCGCCGCGCAGGCCAGCCTGCAATGCCGCACCGAGCCCGCCGTCGTCGTGCTCGGCCACCCGTTGCACTGGACGCTCACCGCGCGCGACCTCGCCGCGACGCTGCCCAGCTTCACCCCCGCGCAGTTCGCGCCCGACTGGCTGCTGACCGATCAGCAAGGCGCCAGCGGCAGCACGGACGGGCACCGCGAGCAGACCGCCACCCTCACGCTCTACCCCCTGCGCAGCGGGCGCTTGTCCCTGCCCGCCGTGCAAGCGGGCGGCGGGCGCTGCCCAGCGCAAACGCTCGATGTCGCCGCAGCCGCCAACGGCGAAGCCCCGCTGCAATGGCGCACCCGCATGACGCCCGCCCGCCCCTACGCGCTGCAAGCGCTGCGCGTGGAACTATGGGCCATCGGCGGCGGCAATCTGGCGTGGACGACGCCGCAGCCGCGCAGCGCGCAGGCGCAGATCGCGCCGCTGGCCGACACCGTGCGCACCGAAGTCATCGACGGGGTACAGCAACTTGTGCAAGTGTTCGCGTGGCGTGTGCTGCCCTTGCAGGCTGGCGAGGTGGCTATGGATTTCGGCCTGCTGCGCGCCCATGCCTTTGGCAGCCTGCGAGTCTATGCTCCGCCGCCGCTGCGCTTTACCGCGCGGGCGCTGCCGCAGTGGTGGCCGGCCGACGGACTGATCGGCGCGCCGCAGTTGCAGGTGCTCTCGGCTCCGGCCCAATTGCCCTTGGGCGACACCACCGCGTGGCGGCTGCGCTTGTCTGCCCCCGGCCTCGACCGGGCGCAGGTGCTGCGCGTAGCAAACCGCTGGAACGCTGCGCTGCCCGCCCGTTTCGGCCCTGCTGGCGTGCAGATAACCCGCGCCCAAGAATCCTCCGCCGAAGCAGGTGACACCTGGGACATCACCCTTTACCTGCGCCCGCAAAACGCGGGTCGGCTGCAAGCGCCCGCGTTGCGGCTCGACTATTTCGATCCCCGCACCGAACTACCCGCCACCGCGCGCTGGATGCCGCCACTGCTCACCGTGATCGATGCCCGCCCGCTGCATCTCGCCATCGGCCTGGGCGGCGCCGCGGCGCTGCTCTTACTGTTGTTTGCGCTGCGTGCAGTGGGCTGCTGGGCTTGCCGTAGCTGGCGCGAGCGCCGCGCGCTGCAAGCTGTGTGGCAAGCCACCGATGCGGCAGCGCTCAAGCAAGCCTGGCTGGCGCTGCCGGCCCGGCGCGGGCTGCCGCGCGCCGCCACCCTGGCGCAATGGCTAAGCGATGCAGCCCTGCCGCCGCCGCATCCTTTGCATCTTCTTGCCGAGCGCCTGCAGCGCCATCTCTACGGGCTGCACGCAATGCCCGACTTCCCCGCACTGCGCCGTGCCATCCACGCGGCGCTGGCAGCGAGGCGGCGAAGGGAATGACGCCGCTACAGCACCACCTTCACCATCGGATGACTGGTGAGCGCGCGGTACAGATCGTCGAGCTGCGCGCGGCTGGTGGCGCGGATGGTGCAGGTGCAGCTCAGATAGTTGCGCCCGCTGGAAGGGCGCAGCTCCATCGTCGCCGGATCGAAGTCGGGCGCGTGTTGCAGCACCACGGCGGCAATCGCATCGGCCAGGCCGTCCACATTCGCGCCCATGATTTTGATGGGGAAGTCGGACGGATATTTGATAAGACTCTCATCGCCGGGCGGGGAGGAAATCGGGTTCATGGCAACCTCAACAGAAATACGTCTTGCCGTGAATTATCCGGGCTGACGCGGCGCGTATCCGAGACCTTCAGTAATGCGGCGGCAACTCGTCCCACAAACTCGTGGACGCTGATGGCTGATCGTCCGCCCGCTGGCGCTGCAATTGCCCCACCTCCCGCAACAACTGCGCGATCTGGTCTTGCTGCTTCGCCACCAAAGCGTTGAGCGCGTCGAGCAGGTCTTCCGCATAACCGAATTTTTCTTCCAGCCGGGTCAGGCGGGCGTTGATTTCAGCATCGGTGGGGGAAGGATTCATGGGAGTTCTTATTCAATTCGGCGGATGAGCGAGCAAGACATTTGAGCAAATTCCCGCACGCGGCGATAAGCGCTCATGCCTCGCTCGGGATCGATGAGCGCGCGTAAAACGACCGACATCATTCCCGCGCCGAACGCCGTGGGTGCGAAGATCGGCTCAAAGCGCCTCGGCGCAGAAGGTGGTCGTCGTGACGATGCGTGTGCGCCCGATGCGGCCATGTTGCAGCAGCCCGGCCCGCCGGTCGCCCGTCACCAGGTAGTCGGCCTCGCCGGTCAGCGACAGGGCCAACAAGAAGGCATCGTTCGGGTCGTCAGCCTGGATGCCGTCAGGCAGCGGCGGCAGCGTCTCCAGCACACGGGCGCGCTGCAGGTTGTTGATCATCGTGCCGATGCGGTGGGCGGGCAGAATGGCCTTGATCTTGGGGTAGCGGCTCACCCGTCGCAGTTCATCGAATTGCACCGTTCCTGTCACCAGCTCAAAACGTGCCTCCATCCAGGCACGATAAATGGCGTCTGCTGGACGGTGCGACGAGATCAGTGCTGCCAGCAGCTCATGGGTGTCGAGGACAACCCGCATCAGTGCTCACGCGCCCACTGCACCGCTTCATCGATGAGGTCGTTCAGTTCGGCCTCGCCCATGCCTGCCGTAGCGGCCTTGGCTTGCTCGACAGCGCGCTCAAAGAGATAGGCGCGCACCGCCTCCTCAATGAAGCGCGACAGATCGCCCTTGCGGCCGCCCCCTTGTGCGGCGATGAACATGCGCACGGATTGATCCAAGTCCGGCGATACGGCGATGTTCCAGCGCACGGTATTCACGATACTCTCCTGATCTGTGTTTGTGTGTATCGGTGTTCATACGCGCATTGAGCGATTCTTGTAATGATCCGGTAGCGCGCCGACGTCCCATCACCATGCAATCACACGCCCGGCTTCGCCGAGACAGCCCTGTCGAGAGACAGCAAGCCGAGTTCTAGCCCCATAGCGTTTGCTGACTTTCGCCTCAAATTTTTTTGATTCAGTGCTTGCCGAAACCAACCGCCGATGCCGATCGCCTTTCTTGGCCTGTAGTAAGGTAGAACGCTCATCGGCTCCTCTGCCCTGCTCTCCCATGCTGACCATCCAATCAAAACACCTCGCCTCTCTTTTCGCGGCCTTTGTGCTGGCCCTGAGTACCGCGCAGGCGGCTACGCCCGATCAGGCGTCTTCCTTGTTGGATGCGGGCCATTTGACGCAGGCTGACCACGTCATCGCGCAGGTGCTGGCGGATCAGCCGCATTCGGCGCAGGCGCACTATCTGGACGCGCGGCTGCTGGCCGCAGAGGGCAAGTGGCCGCTGGCGGAGCAGGAGCTGGAACTGGCGCGTCGCCTCGATCCGACCTTGAGCTTCGGGCCGCCGGAGCAGGTGCAGGCGCTGGCCAACGAGGTGCTCAAGCACCAGTGGAAGAACCCGTCCGGGTTCGCGGGTTACGGACAGGCAGCGTTGGCGGCGCTGTTCGTGCTGATTTCGGGCTATCTGGTCTTCGGGGTGATGCGCCACCGTCGCCAGCCGCCCAAGGTCTGAGCGGCGCCGCCCTGCGCAGCCAGGCGACAGTTGGCGGCAGGGCGATTTCTCCCCATCAAGGTTTGCGTTTCAGGGTGAGGACGGTGTAGGCGCCGTCAATTTGCTTTGCGCTGAATTCCACCGTGTCACCGGCCTTGAGGCCATCGAGCAGGGCTTTGTCGCGCACCCGGTAGTTCATGGTCATCGCGCCCATGCCCAGCGCGGGGATGGGGCCGTGGCGCAGGGTGATCTTGCCGCTTGCGGCGTCGATTTTGCGCACCACACCTTCGGTCTGGTGTTCGCCTTGCGCGCCGGATGCAGCGGGCTGCATCATCTGCATGTGTTGCGCCATGCCTTCGGGGGTGGAATGGTCGTGGTCAGCGTGGCTTTGCATGGCCAGGGCGGGCGTGCAGAGTGCTGAGGTCAGGGCGAGAAGGGAGCAGGTTTTCAGTGACTGGTTCATGGTGGGTTCCTTTGCAGGGGTTGAAGAAAGAAAAGGGGATAGGAGCAGGGCGAGGGCGGTCAATGCGCATGCTGCTGGGGCTTGCGCACTTGCAGCGTGTCTTGGGTGGCTCGGGGTTCGGTGGGGTCGGTGCGTGCGGGCGGCAGGTCGGCGGTGGGCACGGCGTGGGCCTGGGTGCCGGGCGGCATGCGGTACCAGCCGGGGTCGCGGTAGTCGCCGTGGGCGAGGTCGTCGCGCACTTTGAGCATGCTGAACATGCCGCCCATTTCCACCGAGCCGTAAGGGCCGCGACCGGTCATCATGGGCAGGGTGTTGTCGGGCAGGGGCATGTCCATCTCGGCCATTTCGGCCATGCCCTGGCTGCCCATGGCCATGTAATCGGGCAGCAGCTTTTGCAACGCGGGGGTGAGGTCGTCCTGCTGCACGCCGATCATCGTCGGCACGCTGTGGCCCATGGCATTCATGGTGTGGTGCGATTTGTGGCAGTGGAAGGCCCAGTCGCCAGGGTTGTCGGCGATGAACTCGATGGCGCGCATCTGCCCCACGGCAATGTCCACCGTCACTTCGGGCCAGCGCGCGCTCTTGGGGACCCAGCCGCCATCGGTGCCGACCACTTCGAACACATGGCCGTGCAGGTGAATGGGGTGGTTGGTCATGGTGAGGTTGCCCATGCGGATGCGCACGCGCTCGCCGGTGCGCGCCACCAGCGGGGCGATGCCGGGAAAGGCGCGGCTGTTCCAGGTCCAGAGGTTGAAGTCGAGCATGGTGTTGACCTTGGGCACGCTCGATCCGGGATCGATGTCGTAGGCGTTGATGAGAAAGGCGTAGTCGCGATCGACCGCCATCTGCCGCGGGTTTTTGGGATGGACGATGAACAGGCCCATCGCGCCCATGGCCATCTGCACCATTTCGTCAGCGTGCGGGTGGTACATGAAGGTGCCGCTTTTGCGCAGCTCGAATTCATAGACGAAGGTCTGGCCGGGCGCGATCTGCGGCTGCGTCAGCCCGCCCACGCCGTCCATGCCGTTGGGCAGGATGAGGCCGTGCCAGTGCACCGTGGTGTGCTCGGGCAGCTTGTTGGTGACGAACAGGCGCACGCGGTCGCCTTCCACCGCTTCGATGGTGGGGCCGGGGCTGGAGCCGTTGTAGCCCCAGAGCTTGGCCGTCATGCCGGGCGAGATTTCGCGCACCACGGGTTCAGCGACGAGGTGAAATTCCTTCACGCCGTCTTTCATGCGAAAGGGCAGGCTCCAGCCGTTGAGGGTGACGACCGGGTTGTAGGGCCGGCCGGCCTGGGGGTGTAGCGGGGCTGCGGTCTCGGCGCTGTTGTATTGATGGGGTTCGGGCGCGGCGGCCAGGGCGTTGCGGCTGGCGGCGCCTGCGGCGACGAGGGCCGCGGCAGCGCCGAGAAAATGGCGTCGGGTATTCATGGTGTGAAAGTCCTGTGGGTCAGTGGCTGGAGACGGCCGGGGCGGCGTTGGCAGAAGCGGAGTCGGGCAGGGCGCCCGGGCCTGCGTCCACGCCAAGCTGGGCGGCTTGCCAGGCGGCGTCGGCCAGCCAGTAATTGCGCTGCGCGGAGATCGCCTCGCGCACCGCCTGCACCTGCACCTGCGCGGCGGCGACGAGCTGAAAGGTGCCGATGAGCATGCCGTTGTAGCGAAGCTGGCTCTCATCGAGCACGGTCTGCGCCAGGGGCACGATCTGCTCGCGGCTGAGGCGCTGCTGCTGCCACGCGCTGCCGCGCAGGGCGTCGGCCTCGCGCAGTTGCGAGGCGGCGCGGCGCGCGGTGGCGATGGCGCGGTTGCGCGCGGCGAGCACGCGGTCGGCGGCGGCGCTGCGGCGGGCGTCGCCCAGATCGAACAGCGGCAGCGGCAGGCTGAGGTCGAAGCCGTTTTGCGGCGGCGCATCGCTATACGTCTTGCGCAGGCCGCCGAGTTCGACATGCTCGATCAGGCTGGTAGCGCGCGCCAGCCCTGCGGCTTGTGCGGTGGCCGTGTAGTCGGCGCGGGCGAGCTGCACGTCCAGACGCTGGTCGAGCGCGGTTTGCAGCGCCATCGGCGCGGCTGCGCTCGGCTGCTTGGGCACCTCCGGCAGTTGCGTCGGCAAAGCGAGGCGGGCGGCTTGCTCTGCCGACAACCCCAGCACCTGCACCAGCGCTTCGCGGCTTTGCGTGGCGGCCAGTTCGGCGCGGCTCAGGCGTAGCTGGCTGTCGGCGGCGAACAGGCCTTGCTGCGCCGCGTCGAGCTTGGTGAAGTTGCCCGCCTGCTGCATGCGGTCAGCCAGAATGGCGGTGGCCTTGGCCGCTTCCACCACATCGCGGTCGTAGGCGGCAGTTTGCTGCGCCGCCACGGCGCGAACCCAACTCAGCCGCGCTTGCGCCGCCGTGCGCAGCACCGCGCGGGCGAGGCTGAGCCGAAGTTGCGTCTGCTGCGTGTCGTTCAGGCGCGAACGCGTGGCCAAGGTGAGCAGATCGAGCAGGCCGAAGCTGAGACTACGGGTGATTTCCACTCCGCCGCCTCCGATGAGCAGGCGCTCGAAGCCGAAAACCGGGTTGGCCAGCCGGGCGTTTTGCGTGGAGTCGGCCGAGTCGGCCTGCGCCTGCGCGATCAGCCCCTGCAATGCGGGGCTGCCGAGCAGGGCGATGCGCACGGCGTCATCGGCAGACAGCGGTTTGGACAACAGCGCGTCGATCTGGGCCTGCGTGTCTTGCTGCTGCGCGGGGTCGCGCATCAAGTGCAGCGGTGTGCCGGTATGGGGCAGGGTAATGACGTTGACGGCCTGTAGCGACTGCCGGGTTTGCAAGGGCGCGCAGGCTGCCAGCAACGCGGCTGCGGCCAGGGGGGCGAGCCGCAGCGCCCGCCGGCGCACCTGCGGTCTGGGTAGGTTCCACATGAATTGACACCTCATTCGAGCCGCGACAGCGCGCGGCGACACGATGCGCAGCGCGCGTCTTGCGACCCGCGCTGCAACCGGGACTCAAACGGGGGTCAGGCTCTGGGAGGGCGCTGCAGGGCGCGCAGATCGGCGCTGTGCCACGCGGTGTTGGCGGTGGAGGGGCAGGAGTGCTGCGCGGCGTCGGTCAGCAGCAGGGTGAAGGCCGGAGGCTGAGCCACGGCCAGATGGCAAATCACGCAATGCTGGTGATCGTGAGAGCCGCAATCGGCTGGGGTGTTGGCGTCGACGTGGCAGCCCGGCATCGCGTCTGAAGTGTCTTGCTCTGCCGCCAGCGAGTGCAGATCCGCCATTGAGGCCATCTCATGCGCCTGCGCCGGGGTTTGCACTCCGTCGCCCAAATTCATGCTGACCTGCGCCCAGCCGCGCAGAGGCAGCAAGACGAGCAGCAAGACCAGAATGGGACGCAGCAAGCGAGACATGCAGCAAAGTCTAACCTAAGAATTCGCAGGCACACTGCCGTCATCAAACCCCCCATAGAACGTGCGGAAAATGGGTTTTCGCCCCGGCCCGGCAGGGAACTATTGGTCATTAGCACTCTCTCACTGTGAGTGCTAATATCAAACACAAACAGGAGGATTCCATCCATGACCCACACTCAGTCAGCCGCAATCGTTCTGCGCCCGGCCCAGGTCGATGGCGCGTTTCCGCTCGCCTTGCCCAGTCTGGGCAATCTGGACGCCTACATCAGCGCCGTCAACCGCCTGCCCATGCTCAGCGCGGAAGAAGAGGCGCGGCTGGCGCGCACTTGGCGCGAGCAGGGGGACAAGGACGCGGCGGGCAAGCTGGTGCTGTCGCACCTGCGGCTGGTGGTTTCCACCGCACGGCAATATCTGGGCTACGGCCTGCCGCATGCCGACCTCATTCAAGAAGGCAATATCGGCTTGATGAAGGCGGTCAAGCGTTTCGACCCGGCGCATGGCGTGCGGCTCGTGAGTTACGCCCTGCACTGGATCAAGGCCGAAATTCACGAATACATTCTGCGCAACTGGCGGTTGGTGAAAGTGGCCACCACCAAATCGCAGCGCAAGCTGTTTTTCAATCTGCGCTCGATGAAAACGGCCAACGCCGGCATGAACGAGGCGCAGATCGACGACATGGCGCAGGCGCTCAACGTCAAGCGCGAAGATGTGATCGAGATGGAAAGCCGCATGGGCGGCGCCGACATCGCGCTCGACCCCACGGTGGAAGATGGCGAAGAGAGCTACGCGCCCATTTCCTATCTGGCCGACAACACGCAGGAGCCGATGGCTGTGCTCGAAGCGCGCAGCCACGACCGGCTGCAGGTCGAAGGGCTGGAAAACGCGCTGGAACTGCTCGATGCCCGCAGCCGCGCCATTGTCGAGCAGCGCTGGCTGCAGGTGAATGATGACGGCAGCGGCGGCAAGACCCTGCACGAACTGGCCGCCGAATACGGCGTGTCGGCCGAGCGCATCCGCCAGATCGAGGTGGCGGCGATGAAAAAAATGCGCAAGTCGCTGGCGGAATTTGCCTGATTCGTTTGCTTGGTTCGTTTTCCCGATTCGGCCTTCGCACTGTTTAAAAAAGCCCGTCATCGACGGGCTTTTTTGATGTCTGTCGCGAGCGCATCAACGCCAGCGGCGCACGGCCTGCCGCAGCGCGGCCCATTGCGTTTTGCGCTGGCGGGCATCAACTGGCGGGGCGTAGCGCCAGCGTTCGAGTTGCATCAGGAGCGCAATGGCGGCGTGCGCGGATTGGGGCGGGAGGCTGTCAGCGTCCAGTCGGGCAGGGTCGATGCGGCCCGCCAGAGTGCGCGGCGGGGTGGAGGGTTCACTGTCGATGCCGACCTGCTCCAGCTTGCCGCGCAGCAGGGCGTAGGTCTGCGTCCAGGGATCGTGCCTGCGGCGCTCCAGCGCCAGAAACGCGCCGCCGATGGCGGTGGCCACCAGCAGGGTGGCGATGGCCAGCGCGGCCAGGGTGGCCATGTCGGGTTGGTGCAGGCCGAGCTTGTTCAGCAGATCGAGCTGGCGCTGGCTGCCGTAGTGCAGCACCCACTGGTTCCAGGTGTTGTTGAGCGCGTCCCATTGGTTGCGCAGTTGCAGCAGCAGCGCGGCGTCGCGCGGGCCGAGCACGGCCACGCCCAACAGGGGCTCGCGCGAGGCCAGGGTGGCGCCGCTGCGGTCGATGCGCGCCGGGTCAACGGCGGCGGTAGGGTCGGCCCGCACCCAGCCGCGTTCGGGCAGCCAGTATTCGGCCCAGGCGTGGGCGTCGCTTTGGCGCACCACCCAGGTGTCGTCCACCGGGTTGAA encodes the following:
- the rpoH gene encoding RNA polymerase sigma factor RpoH; protein product: MTHTQSAAIVLRPAQVDGAFPLALPSLGNLDAYISAVNRLPMLSAEEEARLARTWREQGDKDAAGKLVLSHLRLVVSTARQYLGYGLPHADLIQEGNIGLMKAVKRFDPAHGVRLVSYALHWIKAEIHEYILRNWRLVKVATTKSQRKLFFNLRSMKTANAGMNEAQIDDMAQALNVKREDVIEMESRMGGADIALDPTVEDGEESYAPISYLADNTQEPMAVLEARSHDRLQVEGLENALELLDARSRAIVEQRWLQVNDDGSGGKTLHELAAEYGVSAERIRQIEVAAMKKMRKSLAEFA